In one window of Microbacterium natoriense DNA:
- the mfd gene encoding transcription-repair coupling factor — translation MTVPGILRALEEASLYRDALSWAHTDADLGLVDGLDAPALAGLLDKRATAGHPAALLAVVPTGRRAESLAQALAAYIPDAEVLTFPAWETLPHERLSPSPDTVGQRLQTLRRVAGWTGDHPIVVVASVRAALQPIAGNLGEIAPVVLKTGGRGYDLDGVAEQLVERAYSRVDMVSRRGEFAVRGGILDVFPPISEHPYRVEFFGDEVDQIRAFSVADQRSLPGDVDLVDLAPSRELLLTQDVRDNARALKDAFPAIAGMLEKMAEGIPVEGMESLLPAVAGPLKSLVEYMPEGAATAVVDPERASARAIILGDTNREFLDAAWSAATSGASAPIDLGAGDFLTIAQLREVVRDRGGVWWRLSPFAMGGEDAETVDAAVIPSFHGNVDGAISFVDAKIQDGWRVVVIATGTGLVDRARDVLSDRGIAARIVDDLVAAPDAGVATLTAGSVEAGFQIAEAKLAVLTDNEFYGRTIGGDQRVVKKLASKRKNVVDPLQLKQGDFVVHATHGIGRFVEMTQREVSTGGRNATKSVRDYLVLEYAPSKRGYPGDKLFVPTDQLDLLSKYVGGEAPTLSKMGGSDWAAAKGKARRAVRDIAVELVKLYSARMSAKGYAFGPDTPWQRELEEAFPFAETHDQLQTIEEIKADMERPIPMDRLLSGDVGFGKTEVAVRAAFKAIQDGKQVAMLVPTTLLVKQHLETFTERFAGFPVKVRPLSRFQTDKEARLTLAGLLDGTVDMVIGTHRILTDQVMFKDLGLMIIDEEQRFGVEHKDALKKMKTNVDILAMSATPIPRTLEMAVTGIREMSTLQTPPEDRHPILSFVGPRSDKQIAAAIRREILREGQVFFVHNRVQSIQRVAAEIAELVPEARIAVAHGQLGEHQLEQVVDDFWERKFDVLVCTTIVETGLDISNANTIIIDRADKYGLSQLHQLRGRVGRGRERAYAYFLYDEAKPLSETAADRLQTIAVNNDLGSGMQVALKDLELRGAGNMLGAEQAGHIAGVGFDLYLRMIGEAVSTFRGEDVESGQELRLELPLDARIPEDYIDSERLRLEAYQKLSAASAATAKDEAIDLVIEELTDRYGALPPEAEGLIAIARLRRRAARAGLTDVVTMGSNLRIAPARFEDSIKVRMQRLYPKAKLVGGGEALVVPMPTVPAAVGVGLEPLADAALLEWVAQLFTALFPEPVKAE, via the coding sequence GTGACTGTTCCGGGGATTCTGCGCGCCTTGGAAGAGGCGTCTCTGTACCGTGACGCCCTCAGCTGGGCGCACACCGATGCCGACCTCGGACTGGTCGACGGGCTCGACGCGCCTGCGCTCGCGGGGCTCCTCGACAAGCGCGCCACCGCAGGGCATCCCGCCGCCCTCCTCGCCGTCGTCCCCACCGGGCGCCGGGCCGAAAGCCTTGCGCAGGCTCTCGCCGCGTACATCCCCGATGCGGAGGTGCTGACCTTCCCGGCCTGGGAGACCCTGCCGCACGAGCGGCTCAGCCCGAGCCCCGACACGGTCGGCCAGCGTCTGCAGACGCTGCGTCGCGTCGCCGGGTGGACGGGTGATCACCCGATCGTGGTCGTGGCCTCGGTGCGTGCGGCTCTGCAGCCGATCGCCGGCAACCTCGGCGAGATCGCGCCTGTCGTCCTGAAGACCGGAGGCCGCGGCTACGATCTCGACGGCGTCGCCGAGCAGCTCGTCGAACGCGCCTACTCGCGCGTCGACATGGTCTCGCGCCGTGGAGAGTTCGCGGTGCGCGGCGGCATCCTCGACGTCTTCCCGCCGATCTCCGAACATCCGTACCGCGTCGAGTTCTTCGGCGACGAGGTCGACCAGATCCGTGCGTTCTCGGTCGCCGACCAGCGATCCCTTCCCGGCGACGTGGATCTCGTCGATCTGGCGCCCAGCCGCGAGCTGCTGCTCACGCAGGATGTGCGCGACAACGCCCGCGCGCTGAAGGACGCGTTCCCTGCCATCGCGGGGATGCTCGAGAAGATGGCCGAGGGCATACCCGTCGAGGGCATGGAGTCGCTGCTTCCCGCCGTCGCCGGCCCGCTCAAGTCGCTCGTCGAGTACATGCCCGAAGGGGCGGCGACCGCCGTGGTCGACCCCGAGCGCGCGAGCGCCCGCGCGATCATCCTCGGCGACACGAACCGCGAGTTCCTCGATGCGGCGTGGAGTGCGGCGACCTCAGGGGCGTCCGCTCCCATCGATCTGGGAGCAGGCGACTTCCTCACGATCGCGCAGCTGCGCGAGGTCGTGCGCGACCGAGGCGGCGTGTGGTGGCGACTCAGCCCGTTCGCGATGGGGGGAGAGGATGCCGAGACGGTCGACGCCGCCGTCATCCCGTCGTTCCACGGCAACGTCGACGGCGCGATTTCGTTCGTCGACGCGAAGATTCAGGACGGCTGGCGCGTCGTCGTCATCGCGACCGGCACCGGCCTGGTCGACCGCGCGCGCGACGTGCTCTCCGACCGCGGGATCGCTGCCCGAATCGTCGACGATCTCGTGGCCGCGCCGGATGCCGGCGTCGCCACCCTCACAGCGGGCAGCGTGGAGGCGGGATTCCAGATCGCCGAGGCGAAGCTCGCCGTCCTCACCGACAACGAGTTCTACGGCCGCACGATCGGCGGAGACCAGCGTGTCGTCAAGAAGCTCGCCTCGAAGCGCAAGAACGTCGTCGACCCGCTGCAGCTCAAGCAGGGCGACTTCGTCGTGCACGCCACGCACGGCATCGGACGCTTCGTCGAGATGACGCAGCGCGAGGTGTCGACCGGCGGCCGCAACGCGACCAAGTCGGTGCGCGACTACCTCGTGCTCGAGTACGCGCCCTCCAAGCGCGGTTACCCGGGCGACAAGCTCTTCGTGCCCACCGACCAGCTCGATCTGCTCTCGAAGTACGTGGGCGGCGAGGCGCCGACCCTCTCGAAGATGGGCGGCAGCGACTGGGCGGCGGCGAAGGGCAAGGCCCGCAGGGCCGTGCGCGACATCGCGGTCGAGCTGGTGAAGCTGTACTCGGCGCGCATGAGCGCCAAGGGGTACGCCTTCGGGCCCGACACCCCGTGGCAGCGCGAGTTGGAAGAGGCGTTCCCGTTCGCCGAGACACACGACCAGCTGCAGACGATCGAGGAGATCAAGGCCGACATGGAGCGGCCGATCCCGATGGATCGCCTGCTCTCGGGCGACGTCGGCTTCGGCAAGACCGAGGTGGCCGTGCGCGCCGCCTTCAAGGCGATCCAGGACGGCAAGCAGGTCGCGATGCTCGTGCCGACGACTCTGCTCGTCAAGCAGCACCTCGAGACCTTCACCGAGCGTTTCGCCGGGTTCCCGGTGAAGGTGCGCCCGCTCTCGCGCTTCCAGACCGACAAAGAGGCCCGGCTCACCCTCGCCGGCCTCCTCGACGGCACGGTCGACATGGTCATCGGCACGCATCGCATCCTCACCGATCAGGTCATGTTCAAGGACCTCGGGTTGATGATCATCGACGAGGAGCAGCGTTTCGGCGTCGAGCACAAGGACGCGCTGAAGAAGATGAAGACGAACGTCGACATCCTCGCCATGAGCGCGACGCCCATCCCTCGAACGCTCGAGATGGCGGTCACCGGCATCCGCGAGATGTCGACCCTGCAGACGCCGCCGGAGGACAGGCATCCGATCCTCTCCTTCGTCGGTCCCCGCAGCGACAAACAGATCGCCGCCGCGATCCGGCGCGAGATCCTGCGCGAGGGGCAGGTGTTCTTCGTGCACAACCGGGTGCAGTCGATCCAGCGCGTGGCCGCCGAGATCGCCGAGCTCGTGCCCGAAGCGCGCATCGCCGTCGCACACGGGCAGCTGGGCGAGCACCAACTCGAGCAGGTGGTCGACGACTTCTGGGAGCGCAAGTTCGACGTGCTCGTGTGCACCACGATCGTCGAGACCGGGCTCGACATCTCCAACGCGAACACGATCATCATCGACCGCGCCGACAAATACGGACTCAGCCAGCTGCATCAGCTGCGCGGTCGCGTCGGCCGAGGGCGCGAGCGCGCCTACGCGTACTTCCTCTACGACGAGGCGAAGCCGCTGAGCGAGACGGCCGCCGATCGCCTGCAGACGATCGCCGTGAACAACGACCTCGGCTCGGGCATGCAGGTCGCGCTCAAGGACCTCGAGCTCCGCGGCGCGGGCAACATGCTGGGGGCCGAGCAGGCGGGGCACATCGCCGGCGTCGGCTTCGACCTGTACCTGCGCATGATCGGCGAGGCCGTCTCGACCTTCCGCGGCGAGGACGTCGAGTCCGGCCAGGAGCTGCGTCTCGAACTGCCCCTGGACGCGCGCATCCCCGAGGACTACATCGACAGCGAGCGACTGCGTCTCGAGGCGTACCAGAAGCTCTCGGCGGCCTCGGCGGCCACGGCCAAGGACGAGGCGATCGATCTCGTGATCGAGGAGCTCACCGACCGCTACGGTGCGCTGCCGCCCGAAGCCGAGGGGCTGATCGCGATCGCGCGTCTGCGCCGTCGGGCTGCTCGGGCGGGTCTGACCGATGTGGTCACGATGGGGTCGAACCTGCGGATCGCGCCGGCGCGCTTCGAGGACTCGATCAAGGTGCGGATGCAGCGGCTCTACCCGAAGGCGAAGCTGGTCGGCGGGGGCGAGGCGCTGGTCGTGCCGATGCCCACGGTGCCGGCCGCAGTCGGCGTCGGGCTCGAGCCGCTCGCCGACGCGGCGCTGCTGGAATGGGTCGCGCAGCTGTTCACCGCACTCTTCCCCGAGCCCGTCAAGGCCGAGTGA
- a CDS encoding SDR family oxidoreductase, with translation MSFDDLPLLGKTALVTGVSRRRGIGFATAIELARLGANVFIHHFRPHDLDHPWGGDDLDAVRQGVADALTAGAVMGDHHADLRDAGAIEELLDAATALTGAIDILVCNQAMSGSDGTIFDMTADRLDVHWAANARASLLLTAGLARRLRDLLGGEDAGQARPGDRLGTLGPFVRPTGHVIWMTSGQGHGPMRGEVAYATSKAALAGITRTVAAELLEVGLVLNTINPGPVNTGYLDADSTDRDLSEFEKWLPTTPFGRVGRPDDPARLIGWLSTDAGSWVVGQVLTTDGGLSLG, from the coding sequence ATGTCCTTCGACGACCTTCCTCTGCTCGGCAAGACCGCTCTCGTCACCGGCGTCTCCCGGCGCCGCGGCATCGGCTTCGCCACCGCGATCGAGCTCGCGCGCCTGGGCGCGAACGTCTTCATCCACCATTTCCGCCCGCACGACCTCGACCATCCCTGGGGCGGTGACGACCTCGACGCGGTTCGCCAGGGCGTGGCCGACGCCCTGACGGCCGGCGCGGTGATGGGCGACCACCACGCCGACCTCCGCGACGCGGGAGCCATCGAGGAGCTCTTGGATGCCGCAACCGCCCTCACCGGCGCGATCGACATCCTCGTCTGCAATCAGGCCATGAGCGGATCCGACGGCACCATCTTCGACATGACCGCCGACCGGCTCGACGTGCACTGGGCCGCGAACGCGCGCGCGTCGCTGCTGCTCACTGCCGGGCTGGCCCGTCGGCTGCGCGACCTGCTCGGCGGCGAGGACGCCGGGCAAGCGCGCCCCGGCGACCGCCTCGGCACTCTCGGGCCATTCGTCCGCCCCACCGGGCACGTGATCTGGATGACGTCGGGTCAGGGTCACGGCCCGATGCGCGGCGAGGTCGCCTACGCCACGAGCAAGGCGGCGCTGGCCGGAATCACCCGCACGGTCGCCGCCGAGCTGCTGGAGGTCGGGTTGGTGCTGAACACGATCAACCCGGGTCCGGTCAACACGGGATACCTCGACGCCGACAGCACCGACCGCGACCTGAGCGAGTTCGAGAAGTGGCTTCCGACGACGCCGTTCGGGCGGGTCGGACGTCCCGACGATCCGGCGCGGCTGATCGGCTGGCTGTCCACAGATGCCGGCTCCTGGGTGGTCGGCCAGGTTCTCACCACCGACGGAGGGCTCTCGCTGGGATGA
- the ribH gene encoding 6,7-dimethyl-8-ribityllumazine synthase, translating to MSGAGAPQAGNIDGRGLNVVIIAGTWHEVITDGLIAGAERVLNAAQATHRLVRVPGSFELAVAAQAAFAGGADAVVALGVIIRGGTPHFEYVSSATTDGLTRVSLDAGKPVGFGVLTLDDEQQGLDRAGIEGSKEDKGAEAADAALRTALVIRDLRG from the coding sequence ATGAGCGGCGCAGGAGCTCCACAGGCCGGGAACATCGACGGACGCGGGCTGAACGTCGTCATCATCGCCGGCACCTGGCACGAGGTCATCACGGACGGCCTGATCGCCGGAGCCGAGCGCGTTCTGAACGCCGCGCAGGCGACGCATCGCCTGGTGCGGGTACCGGGTTCGTTCGAACTCGCGGTGGCGGCGCAGGCGGCTTTCGCCGGCGGAGCGGATGCGGTGGTCGCTCTCGGTGTGATCATCCGCGGCGGCACACCCCACTTCGAGTACGTCTCGTCGGCCACGACCGACGGGCTCACCCGGGTCTCGCTCGACGCGGGCAAGCCGGTCGGCTTCGGTGTGCTCACCCTCGACGACGAACAGCAGGGTCTCGATCGCGCGGGCATCGAAGGCTCCAAGGAGGACAAGGGAGCGGAGGCGGCGGATGCTGCGCTCCGCACCGCTCTTGTCATCCGCGACCTTCGCGGCTGA
- a CDS encoding gamma carbonic anhydrase family protein translates to MLYEHLGARPRIHDTAVVAPTAVISGDVEIGPHCQVLHGAVITAEGGPITLAEHVIVMENALIRATAANSVHIGAHTLIGTLASIAGATVGEEVFFASGARVFNGALVGDRCEVRVNAVVMRRAVLLPETVVPIGWVAAGDPVQLFSPDRDAEIAAAQPELDFPGHVFGVDRDTPDLMVQLTERYGTSLARHRDDGEVGG, encoded by the coding sequence ATGTTGTACGAGCACCTCGGGGCTCGGCCCCGGATCCATGACACCGCCGTCGTCGCTCCCACCGCCGTGATCTCCGGCGACGTGGAGATCGGGCCGCACTGCCAGGTCCTGCACGGGGCGGTGATCACCGCCGAAGGCGGCCCCATCACACTCGCGGAGCATGTGATCGTCATGGAGAACGCGCTGATCCGTGCGACCGCGGCGAACTCGGTGCACATCGGCGCCCACACCCTTATCGGCACGCTCGCCAGCATCGCGGGCGCGACGGTGGGGGAGGAGGTGTTCTTCGCCTCCGGCGCGCGCGTCTTCAACGGCGCGCTCGTCGGCGATCGCTGCGAAGTGCGCGTGAACGCGGTCGTGATGCGGCGAGCGGTGCTGCTGCCGGAGACGGTCGTTCCGATCGGCTGGGTGGCAGCGGGCGACCCCGTGCAGCTCTTCTCGCCGGATCGCGACGCGGAGATCGCGGCCGCGCAGCCAGAGCTCGACTTCCCCGGCCATGTGTTCGGCGTGGATCGCGACACCCCTGACCTCATGGTGCAGCTCACCGAGCGCTACGGCACCTCGCTCGCGCGGCACCGCGACGATGGCGAGGTCGGCGGATAG
- a CDS encoding Fpg/Nei family DNA glycosylase, translating to MPEMPEVQGLTAFLAERAVGRTITRATVAAIAALRTYDPPIHALQGAEVTASARQGKFVVLSCGPDLHLVFHLAKAGWLRWFDQLPTTLIKPGKSPIALRIAFDDGSGFDLTEAGTKKSLAVYVVRDPHDVPGIARLGPDPLDPSFTREVFAGLLEGRRTQIKGLLRDQGVIAGIGNAYSDEILHAARMSPYAIAAKLDDDEIDRLFASMHATLTDAVTAAAGKPPADLKDAKRRGMQVHARRGEACPVCGDTVRSVFFADRSMEYCPTCQTGGKPLADRRLSRLLK from the coding sequence ATGCCGGAGATGCCGGAAGTACAGGGCCTGACCGCGTTCCTCGCCGAACGCGCCGTCGGACGCACGATCACGCGCGCGACTGTCGCCGCGATCGCGGCGTTGAGGACCTACGATCCGCCGATACACGCGCTGCAGGGCGCCGAGGTGACGGCATCCGCTCGACAGGGCAAGTTCGTCGTGCTGTCCTGCGGACCCGATCTGCATCTGGTGTTCCATCTCGCCAAAGCCGGATGGCTGCGCTGGTTCGATCAGCTCCCGACGACGCTGATCAAACCGGGCAAGTCCCCGATCGCCCTGCGCATCGCCTTCGACGACGGCAGCGGATTCGACCTCACCGAGGCGGGCACCAAGAAGTCGCTCGCGGTGTACGTGGTGCGCGATCCGCATGACGTCCCGGGCATCGCACGGCTCGGACCGGATCCCCTCGACCCCTCGTTCACCCGCGAGGTCTTCGCGGGGCTCCTCGAGGGGCGCCGCACGCAGATCAAGGGTCTGCTGCGCGATCAGGGTGTGATCGCGGGCATCGGCAACGCCTACTCCGACGAGATCCTGCACGCGGCGCGCATGTCGCCGTACGCGATCGCGGCGAAGCTCGACGACGACGAGATCGATCGCCTGTTCGCGTCGATGCACGCGACGCTGACGGATGCCGTGACCGCCGCCGCCGGCAAGCCCCCGGCCGACCTCAAAGACGCCAAGCGCCGCGGCATGCAGGTGCACGCGCGCCGTGGTGAGGCGTGCCCCGTGTGCGGCGACACCGTGCGCAGCGTGTTCTTCGCCGACCGCTCGATGGAGTACTGCCCCACCTGCCAGACCGGCGGCAAGCCGCTGGCCGACCGTCGCCTGTCGCGTCTGCTGAAGTAG
- the ribD gene encoding bifunctional diaminohydroxyphosphoribosylaminopyrimidine deaminase/5-amino-6-(5-phosphoribosylamino)uracil reductase RibD encodes MAVNEAERHAMTRALELAAQGPRGANPQVGAVILSPDGEVLAEGWHHGAGTPHAEVDALSKLAPGAAHGATAVVTLEPCNHTGRTGPCAVALIEAGIARVVYALDDPGAVSGGGADRLRSAGVSVEPGEQADAAHALIEGWLTAQRLGRPEITVKWAQSLDGRAAASDGTSQWITGPAARADVHRRRSEADVIVVGTGTVLADDPALTARDGDALYDHQPIPVVIGSRGTPADAAVHRHPLSPLFYDTRDLRAVVADLHARGVQSVFIEGGPTLASAFIAEGLADRVLAYIAPVLLGGDRLALTDIGVPSIDVARRLTVDEWVPLGPDLLAVARLTEDLLEEGKA; translated from the coding sequence ATGGCAGTGAACGAGGCGGAGCGCCACGCGATGACACGCGCTCTCGAACTCGCAGCGCAGGGACCGCGCGGAGCTAACCCGCAGGTCGGCGCCGTCATCCTCTCCCCCGACGGCGAGGTCCTGGCTGAGGGCTGGCACCACGGCGCCGGCACTCCGCACGCCGAGGTCGACGCACTGTCGAAGCTCGCGCCGGGCGCAGCGCACGGCGCGACCGCCGTCGTCACTCTCGAACCCTGCAACCACACCGGACGCACAGGGCCCTGCGCCGTCGCCCTCATCGAGGCCGGCATCGCCCGTGTCGTGTACGCGCTCGACGACCCCGGCGCCGTCTCGGGCGGCGGAGCCGATCGGCTCCGCTCCGCGGGAGTCAGCGTCGAGCCCGGTGAGCAAGCGGATGCCGCGCACGCACTCATCGAGGGGTGGCTCACGGCGCAGCGACTCGGCCGGCCCGAGATCACCGTCAAATGGGCGCAGAGCCTCGACGGTCGCGCCGCAGCATCCGACGGCACAAGCCAGTGGATCACCGGACCCGCCGCCCGCGCCGACGTGCACCGACGTCGCTCCGAGGCGGATGTGATCGTCGTCGGCACCGGAACAGTCCTGGCCGACGACCCCGCGCTCACCGCCCGTGACGGCGACGCCCTCTACGACCATCAGCCGATCCCCGTGGTGATCGGCTCACGCGGAACGCCGGCGGACGCCGCGGTGCACCGGCATCCGCTCTCCCCTCTGTTCTACGACACCCGCGACCTGCGCGCCGTCGTCGCCGACCTGCACGCCCGCGGGGTGCAGAGCGTCTTCATCGAAGGCGGGCCGACGCTCGCCAGCGCGTTCATCGCCGAGGGGCTCGCCGACCGCGTGCTCGCCTACATCGCCCCCGTGCTGCTCGGCGGCGACCGCCTCGCGCTCACCGACATCGGCGTGCCGTCGATCGACGTCGCTCGCCGGCTGACGGTCGATGAATGGGTGCCGCTCGGACCCGACCTGCTCGCGGTCGCCCGCCTCACGGAAGATCTCTTGGAAGAAGGAAAAGCCTGA
- a CDS encoding riboflavin synthase: MFTGIIEEIGEITAIAPAGDGWRLTVRAPKAAVDAVHGESIAVSGVCLTVVGSTADTFDTDVMKQTLDVAAIGGAVVGTRVNIEKAMPVGARLGGHIVQGHVDGVGAVLEVRPGAQWSVLRVSLPADLAPLVVDKGSISVDGTSLTVSAVSTPAEEQAWFEVSLIPETLAATTLGARVAGDRVNLETDILARHVERLLAFREIATEGGSR, translated from the coding sequence ATGTTCACCGGAATCATCGAGGAGATCGGCGAGATCACCGCCATCGCGCCCGCCGGCGACGGCTGGCGCCTGACGGTGCGCGCGCCGAAGGCGGCAGTGGATGCCGTGCACGGCGAGTCGATAGCGGTGTCGGGCGTCTGCCTGACCGTCGTCGGCTCGACCGCCGACACCTTCGACACCGACGTCATGAAGCAGACCCTGGATGTGGCTGCGATCGGCGGCGCCGTCGTCGGCACCCGCGTGAACATCGAGAAGGCGATGCCGGTGGGCGCTCGTCTCGGCGGGCACATCGTGCAGGGCCACGTCGACGGAGTCGGCGCAGTGCTCGAGGTGCGCCCCGGAGCGCAGTGGAGCGTGCTGCGCGTCTCGCTGCCCGCCGACCTCGCCCCTCTCGTCGTCGACAAGGGGTCCATCTCCGTCGACGGCACGTCTCTGACGGTGAGCGCGGTCAGCACGCCGGCCGAGGAGCAGGCCTGGTTCGAGGTCTCGCTGATCCCCGAGACACTCGCCGCGACGACCCTCGGAGCGCGTGTCGCCGGCGATCGGGTGAACCTCGAGACCGACATCCTCGCCCGACACGTCGAGCGTCTGCTCGCATTCCGCGAGATCGCAACGGAAGGAGGCTCGCGATGA
- a CDS encoding alpha/beta hydrolase, whose product MTQEFAYRAMPIADDPVVYAYGPDSSQRSEVLPGSIRSFVIDDSIVYPGTTRTVWVHTPHSHDPSAPAAVMIFNDGWWYLDPDGDVRAGIVLDNIAPELPPMVGIFVDPGMFPDAAEPKNRNNEYDAGDGRYAGFLLNEVLPRVAETTALTDDPRLRGICGGSSGGNGAFTVAWQRPDSIRRVIAFNASFAQIPGGNPYPALMAAGARQPLRVLLHAAHRDIGWNDQEGNWFAENLETAAALARAGFDLRFVVGDGGHSPNHGGTLLPDALRWLWA is encoded by the coding sequence ATGACGCAGGAATTCGCATACCGAGCCATGCCGATCGCCGATGATCCCGTCGTGTACGCCTACGGTCCGGACTCGTCGCAGCGCTCCGAGGTGCTGCCCGGCAGCATCCGCTCGTTCGTGATCGACGACAGTATCGTCTACCCGGGGACTACTCGCACGGTCTGGGTGCACACGCCGCACAGTCACGATCCGTCGGCACCTGCCGCCGTGATGATCTTCAACGACGGTTGGTGGTATCTCGATCCGGACGGCGACGTGCGCGCGGGGATCGTGCTCGACAACATCGCCCCTGAGCTCCCGCCGATGGTGGGAATCTTCGTCGACCCTGGGATGTTTCCAGATGCCGCGGAACCGAAGAATCGCAACAACGAGTACGACGCCGGCGACGGCCGCTACGCGGGGTTCCTACTCAATGAGGTGCTCCCGCGCGTCGCCGAGACCACGGCGCTGACAGATGATCCCCGCCTGCGCGGCATCTGCGGCGGAAGCTCGGGAGGGAACGGGGCGTTCACCGTGGCGTGGCAGCGCCCCGATAGCATCCGACGCGTCATCGCTTTCAACGCCAGCTTCGCGCAGATCCCCGGCGGCAATCCTTACCCCGCATTGATGGCTGCAGGTGCGCGCCAGCCACTGCGAGTCCTGCTGCACGCGGCGCATCGCGACATCGGCTGGAACGATCAGGAGGGGAACTGGTTCGCCGAGAACCTCGAGACAGCGGCAGCTTTGGCGCGGGCCGGGTTCGACTTGCGCTTCGTCGTCGGCGACGGCGGGCACAGTCCGAACCACGGCGGGACGCTGCTGCCCGATGCCTTGCGGTGGCTCTGGGCCTGA
- the ribA gene encoding GTP cyclohydrolase II — MSLSTIPEAIEALRAGRPVLVADDENRENEGDVILSAELATPEWVAWTVRWSSGFICAPMPTDLADALNLQPMVAVSEDARSTAYTISVDAASGVTTGISAHDRAHTLNVLANPQSGAGDLIRPGHVLPLRAVDGGVRERSGHTEAAVDLMKLAGLRPVGAIAEVVAEDGSMMRMPGLIELGARDGVPVITIEQLIAHLNEIDPEGASTTTTRRVSLRADATVPTSHGTFRFLAYKDRVSGTDHIAVVKGEPGETALVRVHSECLTGEAFGSLKCECGPQLDAALDAIEQEGGVVIYMRGHEGRGIGLINKLRAYSLQEEGLDTVDANLALGLPADAREYAAAAGILADLGISKVRLLTNNTDKVNQLRSLGLDVVEQVPLIVGVGPNNHQYLETKRDRMGHIIDQAELAEALAQGKDHA; from the coding sequence ATGAGCCTGTCCACCATCCCCGAGGCCATCGAGGCGCTGCGCGCCGGCCGCCCTGTGCTCGTCGCGGATGACGAGAACCGCGAGAACGAGGGCGATGTCATCCTTTCCGCTGAGCTCGCGACGCCCGAGTGGGTGGCGTGGACGGTCCGGTGGTCGTCTGGCTTCATCTGCGCCCCGATGCCGACCGATCTCGCCGACGCCCTGAACCTGCAGCCCATGGTCGCAGTCAGCGAAGACGCCCGCTCGACCGCGTACACGATCAGCGTCGACGCCGCGTCAGGGGTCACCACCGGCATCAGCGCGCACGACCGCGCGCACACGCTGAACGTGCTGGCGAACCCGCAGTCCGGCGCGGGCGATCTGATCCGGCCAGGACACGTGCTGCCGCTGCGGGCTGTGGACGGCGGGGTCCGCGAACGCAGCGGGCACACCGAAGCCGCGGTCGATCTCATGAAGCTCGCCGGACTCCGTCCGGTCGGAGCGATCGCCGAGGTCGTCGCGGAAGACGGCAGCATGATGCGGATGCCGGGGCTCATCGAGCTGGGCGCCCGCGACGGCGTGCCTGTCATCACGATCGAGCAGCTGATCGCGCACCTGAACGAGATCGACCCCGAGGGCGCGTCGACGACCACCACGCGCCGCGTGAGTCTGCGGGCGGACGCCACCGTCCCCACCTCGCACGGCACCTTCCGGTTCCTCGCCTACAAGGACCGCGTGAGCGGAACCGATCACATCGCGGTCGTCAAGGGCGAGCCCGGCGAGACAGCGCTCGTTCGCGTGCACTCCGAGTGCCTGACCGGAGAGGCCTTCGGATCGCTCAAGTGCGAGTGCGGCCCGCAGCTGGACGCGGCGCTCGATGCGATCGAGCAGGAGGGCGGTGTCGTCATCTACATGCGCGGTCACGAGGGCCGCGGCATCGGCCTCATCAACAAGCTGCGCGCCTACAGCCTGCAGGAGGAGGGCCTCGACACGGTCGACGCCAATCTCGCCCTCGGGCTGCCTGCCGACGCCCGCGAGTACGCGGCGGCGGCCGGCATCCTCGCGGATCTCGGAATCTCGAAGGTGCGTCTGCTGACGAACAACACCGACAAGGTGAATCAGCTGCGCAGTCTCGGACTCGACGTGGTCGAGCAGGTGCCGCTGATCGTCGGAGTCGGCCCGAACAACCACCAGTACCTCGAGACCAAGCGTGACCGCATGGGTCACATCATCGATCAGGCGGAGCTCGCAGAGGCTCTCGCTCAAGGAAAGGACCACGCATGA
- a CDS encoding GNAT family N-acetyltransferase, giving the protein MEPVILTTDRLVLSAPTLTDVEAIEHACQDPEIPKWTTVPSPYTRKDAEDFVDLVGRSWATKTETVWGIRHADVLVGMIGLHDIAEHHAGGHAELGFWVAEQARGKGYIVEAAAAVVDWGFAELGLARIRWQAVAGNIPSARTARALGFRYEGLQRQALTSPRGRDDGWLAGLLATDDRAPVTWPVLD; this is encoded by the coding sequence ATGGAACCGGTCATCCTCACCACCGACCGCCTCGTCCTGAGCGCACCGACTCTGACGGATGTCGAGGCGATCGAGCACGCGTGCCAGGATCCCGAGATCCCGAAGTGGACGACGGTGCCGAGCCCGTACACGCGGAAGGACGCCGAGGACTTCGTCGATCTCGTCGGCCGATCCTGGGCCACGAAGACGGAGACCGTGTGGGGCATCCGCCATGCCGACGTGCTCGTCGGCATGATCGGACTGCACGACATCGCCGAGCATCACGCCGGCGGCCACGCCGAGCTGGGGTTCTGGGTCGCAGAGCAGGCACGCGGCAAGGGGTACATCGTCGAGGCTGCCGCAGCGGTCGTCGACTGGGGCTTCGCAGAGCTCGGGCTCGCCCGGATCCGCTGGCAGGCTGTCGCCGGGAACATCCCGTCAGCCCGCACCGCCCGCGCACTCGGATTCCGATACGAAGGCCTGCAGCGCCAGGCGCTGACCAGCCCGCGCGGTCGCGACGACGGCTGGCTCGCCGGGCTGCTGGCGACAGATGACCGCGCACCGGTGACGTGGCCGGTGCTCGACTGA